Sequence from the Streptomyces sp. NBC_00440 genome:
ACGAGTAGAACACCGAGGCGTTGTTGGAGATCGAGCCCAGGAAGCAGGCGGCGATGTAGAGGACGTACAGCCAGCCGGGCACCAGCGGCTGGACGCCCGCCACCGGGTCGGTGAGGTCCGTACGGGTCGCGACCAGGACGCCCGCGATGCCCAGGTAGACGGCCATTCCGGCGCCGCCGCCCAGCACCCGCGGGAAGACCTTGCGGACCGGGGTGTCCGAGGGCAGGTAGCGGGCGTAGTCCGGCGAGACCACCAGGTACGACAGCGAACCGGACGCGATCAGCGCGGCGGCGGAGACGATCAGCGCGAGCCAGTGGCCGCCCGACGCGGGGTGCGGCGGCTGCCAGTTCCAGTTCACCCCGCCGATGGTGTAGCAGAGCAGCAGCGCGAAGACCACGGCCACCGCCACGGCGAAGTACGGCTGGACCTTCACCAGCAGCCGGTGCCCGGTGACCGCGATGACGATGGCCACACCCAGCACGAGCAGGGTCGCCAGGACCTTGCCGGGCGCGCCGGAGTGGTGCCAGCCGAGCCGGTCGAAGAGGGCGAGTACGGCGAAGACCCCGAGGAGGCCGTTGACCGTCTTGAAGCCCAGGGACATGGCCCAGGTGAACAGCGCGTTGATGCGGTTCCCGAACACGCCGAACGGCGCCCGGCTCAGCGTGAGCGCGGGCAGTCCGGCGCGCGGGCCTGCGATCGAGCTGTAGGCGACGAGGCCGAACAGCGCGTTGCCCACCACCACCGCGACCAGGGCCTGGACGAGGGAGAGGCCGAGGGCGATGGCGCCCGCGCCGAGCACGAAGAAGAACTGGTAGGAGTTGATCCCGGCCCAGAAGAAGCCCAGTTGGCGCGGGGTCATATAGCGCTCGGACTCGGGGATGAAGTCGTAGCCGTGCTGTTCGACCGCGCCCGCTGCGGGGCCGCCTCCGGCGCGTTCGGCCGTGCCGGTCCCCGGCCGGTCCGGCTGTGCGGTGGTGCTCATCGGTGGTGCTCCTTCACGGTGGCGGCCGCCGGTGCGGACGGGCGCGGTGTGCCGTAATCGGTGAACAGCCTGGGTTCAGTGGGCTTCGGATCGGCGGACGTACGGATGTCCGGCAGGTCAGACCGGTCGGACCGGTCGGACCGGTCAGGCGGTTGCGGACCAGACCTGGCGGGCGCCGATCCAGGTCTCGTCGACGCCCGCTGTGGCGAGCTGGGCGAGGTCGTCGGTCGCGTACGGGTCGGCGGCCGTGATGACGAAGTCGGCGAACGCTCCGGCCCGCAGGCTGCCCACCTCGTTCTCGCGGTGCAGCGCCCGCGCTCCGCCGAGCGTGTGCGCGCGGATGCCGTCCGCGACGGCGAGCCGCATCTCCGGGGTGCCGAGCCGGGTGCCGAGCACGGTCTCCCGGCTCGCGGCGGCGGCGACCGCCTCGAACGGCCGGGGCGGCGCGACGGGCGCGTCCGAGCTGAACGCGAACTCCGTGCCCGCCGACTGGAGCAGGCCCGCCGGGTTGTAGCGGTGGCCCATCTCGCCGATCGCGGTGAGCGTGCCGTCGCCGGTACGGAGGTGGTGCTGGGGCTGGAGCACGCCGTGCACACCCAGCTCCCGCATCCGGGCGATCTCGGCGTCGGTGGGCAGCCCGCAGTGCTCGACACGGTGCCGGGCGTCCGCGCGGGGCGTGTCGGCGAGCGCCTTCTCGACGGCGTCCAGGACCATGCCGATGGCGTACGGGGACTGGGCGTGGGTCGCCGTCTGGAAGCCGGCCCGGTGGGCGCGCAGCACCAGGTCCGCGTACTCGGCGGGGTCGTGGTAGAGCTGCCCGTGGTTGCAGCAGTCGGCCGCGTAGCCCTCGGGGAAGTACGCGGTCCAGCCGCCCAGCGTGCCGTCCGCGTAGAGCTTGACGCCCTGGATCCGCAGCTGGTCGTCGCCGAGCTCGCTGCCGAGACCGAGGTCGAGGGCGGTGTCGAGCAGCGCCGATGTCAGATAGACGGAGGTGCGCATCCGCAGGTCGCCTGCGTCGCGGGCGCGCAGATACGTGGAGAGTTCGCGGCGGGACGCCTGGGCGTCGCCGATGGTGGTGACGCCGGCGGCGAGGAAGGTCTGCTGGGCGCGGAGCAGATGGCCGCGCATGACGTCGGCCGGGTCGTCGAGGTGGAAGTTCGGGCCGTGGTTGGTGATCTTCACACCGTCGGGTCCCGTCAGCAGATCGCAGGCGCCGTCCCACAGCTCGCCGTTGGGCTCACCGGATGCCGTACGGCCGATGCGGCCGCCGAGCGGGTCGGGGGTGCCTGCGGTGATGCCGTACTTGCGCAGGGTGTAGGTGTTCACGACACCGCCGTGGCCGGACGCGTTCATCACGTAGACCTCGCGGTCGGTGGCGACCCGGTCGAGATCCTGGCAGGTGGGGTGGCGGCCCTCGGCCAGCCTGCGGTGCTCGTAGCCGAAGCCGCGCAGGGCGGCGTCCGGCCGGAGCCCTTCCGCGTGCCGGCGGAGCGCGGCGACCAGCCCGTCGATGTCCGCGACGGTCTCGGGCCGTACGTCGGCCCAGGCGAGGTTCTGTCCGTACATCACCGGGTGGCAGTGCGCGTCGACGAAACCGGGCATCAGTTGGCGTCCACCGAGGTCCAGCCGCTCGTCCACGCGGCCGTCCAGTGCGGCCCTGCACTCCTCGGCCGTGCCCGCGTGCACGATGCGCTCACCGCGCACCGCGAGGGCCTCGGCGCGGCCCGCCGGGGTGAGGGTGTGGACGGTGCCGCCGGTGACGAGAAGGGTGCGGTCCGAGTGTGCTGCGGGCGTGGTGGCCATGTGGGTGCTCCGGTAGTACGGGGAGGGGCGTGCGCGGTCTCCCGGTGGGCGGGCGCTGCTGCCGGGGTCGGGCGTCGGCGTCTGCGGTTCGCAGGCGCCGGGCGACCCAGCGCCACGGGAAGCGAATCGACGCCTGAGACAAGCGTCTGCGAGCGATCCGCTGACTGCGACAGTACGACGCAAGCGAAAGATTATCCAGAGGGGTGAATGAAGAACTTTTCACTTGTGATGGAGAGCGTGTACGAGCGAACCGCGTGCGGCCGGGTCGGGGCGCAGGGGAAACGTCGGGAAGGAAGAGGAAGGAAGAGGGGAGAGAGATGAGAGGCGGTGGAGAAAGAAGCAGAAGAAGCAGAAGAAGGGGAAGAAGGGGAAGAAGGGGAAGAAGGAGAGGGGCCGCGGTCAGCTCGTCGTCAGCGAGTCGTAGCGCTCCTTGACGAGCTCCAGATGGAGCCAGCTCTCCAGACCGTGCACACCGTCCAGCGCACGCAGTTTCTCCAGCGAGGCCAGCACGTCGGCGAGCGTCTCGCCGCCCACCGTGCCGATGACGTCCGCGCGGCCCACGCACTCCGCCGCGAACTGCACCTGCTCGGTTGCCAGCAGACCGCCCACCCCCGCCGCGCCGTGCACATCACCGGAGCGGCGCATCGAGAAACCCGCGAGGTGGCCCATGCCGAGGGTTCCCGGGCGCACCAGGGCCGCGACCCGGAAGACGCCCGCATCCAGCAGGCGCAGCGAGCGGGCCCGCGCGGCGGCGGCCGACATGGCGATCCGGTCGGCCAACTCGGCGTAGGACATGCGCCCGTCGGTCTGGAGCGCCCGCAGGATCGCGTGATCCGTCTCGTCGAGGCTCACCACGTCGGGCGAAGTCACCGGCAGATAGGGGTCCTTGAGCACGCGCGTGTACGGGGTCGTGTCGACGCCCCGTACGCCGGGCAGCCGCGCGACGCCCGCCACCAGGGCGCTCAGCGCGTCGAAATCAGATGTCCGCAGCTCCGCGATGACCGGGCGCCGGCCTGCGGTCAGCGTCACGAAGACCGCTTCGGAGAGCCCGGCCACGGTCCGCGCGACGGGGTCGGCGGGCCCGACGACATCGATGGCCACATGGGCACTGACCGTGCGCCCGAGCACCGCGGGGTGGATGACACCGACGATCCGCAGGATCCCGTCCTCGGTCAGCCGCAGCGCCCGTGCCCGGGCGGCTGCGCGGGAGAGGCCGACGCGTGCGGCGAGCGTCTCGTAGGACGTGCGGCCGTCCTCCTGGAGGAGGTGGACGAGCGCGAGGTCGGTGGAGTCGAGGTTCATCGGACAGCCAGTCTGCCACGCGCACCGGAACCGCCGCCCGCGTGTTCATCGCGGCAGCCCGTCGGCGGCTCCCGCGCACCGTACTGTGCGCATGGTGATTGAGACGATCGTGTTCGACGTCGGCGAGACCCTCACCCGGGACGACCGGTACTGGCGTTCCTGGGCGGACTGGCTCGGAATCCCCTCCCACACCGTGTCCGCGCTCGTCGGCGCGGTCACCGCCCAAGGACGTGACAACACCGACGCCCTGCGGCTGCTCAAACCCGGCATGGACATCGCCGAGGCGTACCGGGCACGGGAGGTCGCGGGCCGTGGCGAACACCTCGACGAGAGCGACCTCTACCCCGACGTACGCCCCGCTCTCTCGGCGCTGCGCGGGCTCGGCTTCCGGGTCGTCGTCGCCGGTAACCAGACAGTGAAGGCGGGTGAGTTGCTGCGTGGTCTCGATCTGCCCGCCGATCTCGTCGTCACATCGGACGAGTGGGGCGTCGGCAAGCCCGACCCGGCCTTCTTCGAGCGGGTCATCGCGGCGTCGGGCGCCGCTCCGGACGCCACCGTGTACGTGGGCGACCATCCGCAGAACGACATCTTTCCCGCCCGTGCGGCCGGACTGCGCACCGCGCATCTGCGGCGCGGACCGTGGGGCCACATGTGGGCCGACGACCCCGAAGTCGTCGCTGCGGCGGACTGGCGGGTCAACAGCCTGACCCGGCTCGCGGCGGCCCTCGCCGAGTGACACCGCGGCGGGCACTTACTGACGGGCCCGGCCGTTGTCCCTACCGTAAAGAGTGATCAAAATGGTCACGTGGTGAACGAGGAGACGGCTGATGGCCCTGTGGGACCGCTTGAAGGACTCTGCGAAGACGATGCAGACGCAGCTCGACGCGAAGAAGAACGACCTCAAGAGCGGCGGATTCCGGGATGCCAGCATGGCCATGTGCGCGCTGGTCGCCGCGGCCGACGGCTCGATCGACCCCGCGGAGCGCCAGCGCGTCGCCTCGCTGATCGCCACCAATGACGTCCTGCAGAACTTCACTGCGGACGACCTGCAGACGCGCTTCAACGACTACTGCCAGAAGCTCACCGCCGACTTCGACTTCGGCAAGGTCAGCGTCCTGCAGACCATCGGCAAGGTCAGCAAGAAGCCCACCGAGGCACGCGCCGTCATCCAGATCGGCATCGTGATCGGCGGCGCCGACGGAAACTTCGACAAGTCCGAGCAGGCCGTGGTCCGCGAGGCGTGCTTCGCGCTGGGGATCGCCCCTACGGAGTTCGACCTGTAAGGCGGCAGCGCCCGCACCGCGCGGTACCGACGCCCGCGCGGTCCGCCGCACAGCGCCGCTTCGCCGCCGCGCTGTGCGGCCTTCCGGACCGCCCCCGGCTACGCCTCCACCGCCGCCAGCCGCCACAGCGGCGGGGTGTGCCGTGCCGGGGTCGCCGTACTGAGGTGGCGGCGCAGCGCCGTCAGTTGGGCCGGCGACAGGGCGAGCTCCTCCGCGATGCGGCGCGTGGTGACATAGGCGATGCCGCTGTCCGCGGTCCGGCGTTCCCACTCGGCGAAGCGCTCGGGCAGGGGTCGCGGAAGGGGTCGTGGCAGGGGTCGTGGCTCACCGGGCGCGGTGCCGCCCCCGGATGACTCGCCCGCCTCCTGGGCCAGTTGGGCCGCGCGGGCGCGTTCCCTGGCGATCTCGGAGAAGCCGCAGACCCGTTCGCTCGCCCGCTCCGCGTCCGCGAGACTCGCGCTCTCCGCCAACGCCCTGGCCAGCGGATTGATTTCGAGAGCCCGTGCCAGGGTGAGCCGGTAGACGTGGGGGCTGGCGTCGCCGAGTGTGACGGGGTGCGGGGCGTCCCGGGTGCCGCAGACCCCGCGTATCCCCCGGGCGGCTGCGACCAGCAGCGCGCCTGCCTCCGACGGGTGCCAGTCGAACACGGCCTGGACGGACAGCGTGTCCGCGTGGGTCAGGGTGTGCAGCGGGTCGCCGAGCAGCGGCAGCAGGGCGGCCTCGGGCACCTCGGAGTCGAGACCGGGGCCCGCGACATGCACCGAGGTGGGGATCCCGGTGCGTGCGCAGGCGGCGAGGACCAGCGCGTCCCCGAGCGGGCTGCGCAGGGTGGGCTCGGTGCCGTCGGCCAGGATGTCGCCGCCGACATCGACGACGTCGACATGCCCGGCCTCGCAGTACGCGGCGGCCTCCTCGATCTGCCGCGCGAGCCCCGACGCCCCCGCGTAGGGATCGAGCAGACCGAGCGCGGGCCGCAGGTCGGCCGAGAGGCGGGGCAGGAGTGATCCGGCCGGCGGCCGGGGTGCGGAACGGGGGGTGACCAGCCGCAGGGTGGGGCCGGCCGTGACGGTTCCGGTGAAGTCGGACGGCCGGCGCGGCCCCGGCACCGGGTCGACCACCAGCCGCTCCCAGGCGTACGTCAGAACGAGTGCGGGCTCGTCGGGCCCGTGCAGAGCGGCGTGCACCATCGCCGTCGCGATGGCGTCGCCGCCACCGCCGGCCGCTATGAGTAGTCGCTTCATGGACGCCATGGTTATCGCAGTGGGGCCGGAGTTTCAGCCCAACTCCCCTTCCCGGAGAGCCCGCAGGCGCTTCCATCCCAGAGGCACGGAATCTCGGCAAGTCACAGAAGCCTCCAAATTTGGCAAAGGGAAAGCCAAAGAGTTCGGCATTTCAGCCCATGCCATCCGTGACGCTGAGTCGATCATGCTGACACGTGGCGCGACTGTCTGTGGGACCCGATCGACCCCGGAAGGAAGCATCACGGAAGTGACATCCTCTGTACCGGTCCACATCTCCCGTTCCGTTCCCGACGAACCGACCACGCCGTACAAGCAGTACGTGTACGCCTACCCGCATCAGAAGGCCTACCGGCTCGGGACCGAGCGGCCGCTCCTCACCGATTTATGGGCCGGGGAGCGCCTCGACTCGCTCTCCCTCTACGTCCACATCCCCTTCTGCGAAATGCGCTGCGGCTTCTGCAATCTCTTCACCCGCACCGGCGCACCCGAGGAGGTCACCCGCGACTTCCTCGGCACCCTGGAACGGCAGGCACGCGTCACCCGTGAGGCCCTGGAGGCCAACGGTGCACCCGGGTTCACCCTCGCGGCATTCGGCGGCGGCACCCCGACGTACCTCACCGCGGACGAGCTGGTGCAGCTCTGCGACATCTGCGAGAACGTGATGGGCGCGGACCTCAGGGCGGTGCCGTGGTCGGTCGAGACCTCGCCGGCCACCGCCACAGCCGACCGCATCGCGGTCCTCGCGGAGCGCGGCGCCACCCGGCTGAGCATCGGCGTGCAGAGCTTCATCGACGAGGAGGCGCGGGCAGCCGTACGGCCGCAGAAGCGGTCGGAGGTGGAAGCGGCGCTGGGACGGCTGAAGGAGGCCGCTTTCCCCATCCTCAACATCGACCTCATCTACGGCATCGACGGCCAGACGGAACAGAGCTTCAAGGTGTCGTTGGACGCGGCGCTGAGCTGGGAACCCGAGGAGATCTACCTCTACCCGCTGTACGTCCGCCCGTTGACCGGCCTCATGGCCCGGCACGACAAGAGCGGCGAGCTCTGGGACGAACAGCGGCTGCGGCTCTACCGGTACGGGAGGGAGTATCTGCTCGCCGCCGGCTACCGGCAGACGTCCATGCGGGTCTTCAGCCGTATCGGCACCGCGGCCGTCGACAGCGCGGACGACAGCAACATCAGTGAGTACAACCAGCAGGCCGGGATGGTCGGACTGGGTGTCGGCGCACGGTCGTTCACGACCGATCTGCACTACACGACGGACTACGCGGTCGCCGTGCCGGAGGTCAGGCGCATCATTGACGACTACATAGCGACGCCGACCGAGGAATTCCGGCGCGCGCAGTGGTCGTTCCGCATGGACGACGACGAGCGGCGCCGCATGCTCATCCTGCACATGCTGCTGGAGGCCGACGGGATGAACGTCGAGCGCTACCGGTCGCAGTTCGGCACCCTTCCGCAGGAAGACTTCCCCGCCCAGTTCGCCCTGGTCACCGAGCGGGGCTGGCTCACCCGGGACGGCGGAGTGCTGCGGCTGACCCCGGAGGGGATGGCCTGGGCGGACGCGATCGGCCCGCTGTTCTTCTCCCCCCGGGTGAACGACGCCATGTCGTCCTACCAGGACCGCTGAGCCGTATCCGGCGGTCCCTCTGTCCGGCTACGTCTCCTCGCGCGCTCCCGTCCGGGCGGCGCGGGAGGCGTGGCCCTCTTCGCGCCCCGTACGGGAGGCGTGGCTCTCGCCGTGTTCCCCGGCGTCCCCCGGGAGACCTGCCGCGACCGCCTCGTCCCGGTCACCGGCCGGACGGCCGCTGCGGCGGGCCGGGGCGGAGACCAGGACCAGTCCGCCCAGCAGGAGCACCGCGCCCGCCATCCCGGACCTGCTCAGCCGCTCGCCGAGCAGCGCGATCCCCAGCACCGTGGCGACCAGCGGTTCGGCCAGGCTGAGCGTGCCGGTCGTGGCCCCGCTGATCCGGACCACGCCCCTGGTGAACAGCAGATAGCCCAGGGCGGTCGTGGCGAGCGCCAGCCAGCCGACCAGGATCAGCGTCCGCGGTTCGGCAAGCCCGTCCGGGTGGGCGAAGACCCAGGGCGAGACCAGGATTCCCGCGCACAGCACACTCGCCGGGGCAGCGGCGGTGGTGTCCGCGCCCCGGTCGCCGAGCCGTTTGGTCGCCGAGATGTAGACCCCGAAGCTGGCTCCGGCGATCAGCCCGAGCAGCACGCCGCCCGTACTGTCGGCCGGGCCGCCGCCGCCCGGCCCGCCACCGGCCGGTACGAGCAGCAGCGCGATGCCGCTGATCGCGCAGACGGTGCCGCAGGCCCACCGCCCGCTCAGCCGCTCACCGTTCAGGACCCGCCCGCAGATCCCCGTCACGACCGGGACCGTACCGAAGGTCACGGCGGTCGCCAGGGCGGCGCCGCTGCGGTCCACCGCCTCCAGGAAGCACGCCTGGAAGGCGGCGGTGACCAGGACGCTCACCAGCATCCACCAACGGGCCTGCCGGTGCCACAGCGTCCGGACTCCCGCCCACCGCGCGGTGAACAGCCCCAGGACGAAACCCCCGACGAGCATCCGGCAGGCGCCGATCGCCACCGGCGACGCGCTGGTTCCGGCCAGGATCTCGGCGGGGCCGACCGTGCCCCAGAGGAAAGCGGCAGCCAGTACCGGCGGCACTCCGCCGTCGCGCACCGCACGCCCGAGCTTGCCCGCTGTGCTTGTCACGCACTCTCATTCCGCAGAGCCGGGCAGGGTCCGTGGCACAGCACATATCGCACAGCACACATTGCACTCAGCACGCCTCGGCGGCACACCCGACGTTTCCTGGCCCCGACGCTAGGGGGTTCCCGCGCTCCGGCCCCATAGGGAGAACCCACCAACTCGGCACCCGGCGGGCGCTCTCCTTCCGGCGCTTCGCACAATCGCGCGCCATGGGGCCCCGCACGGCTGCCGCCGGACCGCCGCCCGGCCGCCTCCGCTACGACACGATGTCCTTCCGGGCGAACCCCCTGAAGGCCAGCGCGAAGAGCACGAGCGCGTACGCCACCGAGACGGCCGCGCCCTTGACCATGCCGCCCCATTCGAGCTGGGGCTGGAGTGCGTCCGCCCAGGCGAACTGCCAGTGCGCGGGCAGGAAGTCGCGCCAGGAGCCGAGCGCGGTCACCGCGTCCAGGACGTTCCCGACGATCGTCAGACCGACCGCGCCGCCGACCGCACCCAGCGGCGCGTCCGTCCTGGTGGAGAGCCAGAACGCGAGTGCTGCCGTGACCAGTTGGGACACCGAGATGAACGCCACCACGAGCACGAGCCGCGGCACCGTGTCCCCCGCTGCGAGCGAGCCCCCGGTGGGCAGCTCCAGCGGCCCCCAGCCGTACGCGACCGTGCCCACCGCGAGCGCCACCACCGGCAGCACCACCATCGCCGCCAGGCTGAAGACCAGGGCCACCGCGAGCTTGCTCCACAGCAGCCGGGCGCGCGGCACCGGCGCGGCGAGCAGATAGCGCAGCGAGGACCAGCCGGCCTCCGATGCCACCGTGTCGCCGCAGAACAGCGCGACCGGCACCACCAGCAGGAAGCCCGCCGACACGAACAGGCAGGTCGCCGAGAAGTTCGCACCGGAGGCCGTCGCGGTGTCGAGGAGCGTCGGCCCGTTCCGGCCGCTGCCGCTGGGGGCGCCGCCGACCGCGAACGCCGCGACCAGGACGAACGGCAGCGCGACGAGCACCGCGCCCATCGCCAGCGTGCGCCGCCGCCTGAACTGCCGTTTCGCCTCGACCAGCAGCGGCAGCGTGTGCCGTGCGCGGTATCCGGGCGCGGTGGCTGTCGCGGAGTCGCGTGGGGCGGGGCCCGGTCGGGGGTCCGGGAGGGCGGTCGTGCTCATGCGGGTTGGCCTCCGATCAGGGTGAGGAACGCGTCCTCCAGGCGGCGGTGCGCTCCCACGCCGGTCAACGGCACGTCCAGGCGCAGCAGTTCCGAGATGAGGGCGGCCGGGGTGGCGCCGTCCAGCCGTACGAGCAGTCCGTCGTCGGTCCGTACGGCGGACCCGATGCCGGGCAGTGCGGCCACCTTTCCGGCCAGCGCCTCGGTGATCTCATCGGCGGCGGTGACGAGGAGGGTGTCCCCGCTGCC
This genomic interval carries:
- a CDS encoding HAD family hydrolase; amino-acid sequence: MVIETIVFDVGETLTRDDRYWRSWADWLGIPSHTVSALVGAVTAQGRDNTDALRLLKPGMDIAEAYRAREVAGRGEHLDESDLYPDVRPALSALRGLGFRVVVAGNQTVKAGELLRGLDLPADLVVTSDEWGVGKPDPAFFERVIAASGAAPDATVYVGDHPQNDIFPARAAGLRTAHLRRGPWGHMWADDPEVVAAADWRVNSLTRLAAALAE
- a CDS encoding Lrp/AsnC family transcriptional regulator — encoded protein: MNLDSTDLALVHLLQEDGRTSYETLAARVGLSRAAARARALRLTEDGILRIVGVIHPAVLGRTVSAHVAIDVVGPADPVARTVAGLSEAVFVTLTAGRRPVIAELRTSDFDALSALVAGVARLPGVRGVDTTPYTRVLKDPYLPVTSPDVVSLDETDHAILRALQTDGRMSYAELADRIAMSAAAARARSLRLLDAGVFRVAALVRPGTLGMGHLAGFSMRRSGDVHGAAGVGGLLATEQVQFAAECVGRADVIGTVGGETLADVLASLEKLRALDGVHGLESWLHLELVKERYDSLTTS
- a CDS encoding tellurite resistance TerB family protein, whose amino-acid sequence is MALWDRLKDSAKTMQTQLDAKKNDLKSGGFRDASMAMCALVAAADGSIDPAERQRVASLIATNDVLQNFTADDLQTRFNDYCQKLTADFDFGKVSVLQTIGKVSKKPTEARAVIQIGIVIGGADGNFDKSEQAVVREACFALGIAPTEFDL
- a CDS encoding STM4012 family radical SAM protein, which gives rise to MTSSVPVHISRSVPDEPTTPYKQYVYAYPHQKAYRLGTERPLLTDLWAGERLDSLSLYVHIPFCEMRCGFCNLFTRTGAPEEVTRDFLGTLERQARVTREALEANGAPGFTLAAFGGGTPTYLTADELVQLCDICENVMGADLRAVPWSVETSPATATADRIAVLAERGATRLSIGVQSFIDEEARAAVRPQKRSEVEAALGRLKEAAFPILNIDLIYGIDGQTEQSFKVSLDAALSWEPEEIYLYPLYVRPLTGLMARHDKSGELWDEQRLRLYRYGREYLLAAGYRQTSMRVFSRIGTAAVDSADDSNISEYNQQAGMVGLGVGARSFTTDLHYTTDYAVAVPEVRRIIDDYIATPTEEFRRAQWSFRMDDDERRRMLILHMLLEADGMNVERYRSQFGTLPQEDFPAQFALVTERGWLTRDGGVLRLTPEGMAWADAIGPLFFSPRVNDAMSSYQDR
- a CDS encoding ABC transporter permease; amino-acid sequence: MSTTALPDPRPGPAPRDSATATAPGYRARHTLPLLVEAKRQFRRRRTLAMGAVLVALPFVLVAAFAVGGAPSGSGRNGPTLLDTATASGANFSATCLFVSAGFLLVVPVALFCGDTVASEAGWSSLRYLLAAPVPRARLLWSKLAVALVFSLAAMVVLPVVALAVGTVAYGWGPLELPTGGSLAAGDTVPRLVLVVAFISVSQLVTAALAFWLSTRTDAPLGAVGGAVGLTIVGNVLDAVTALGSWRDFLPAHWQFAWADALQPQLEWGGMVKGAAVSVAYALVLFALAFRGFARKDIVS
- a CDS encoding DMT family transporter; this translates as MTSTAGKLGRAVRDGGVPPVLAAAFLWGTVGPAEILAGTSASPVAIGACRMLVGGFVLGLFTARWAGVRTLWHRQARWWMLVSVLVTAAFQACFLEAVDRSGAALATAVTFGTVPVVTGICGRVLNGERLSGRWACGTVCAISGIALLLVPAGGGPGGGGPADSTGGVLLGLIAGASFGVYISATKRLGDRGADTTAAAPASVLCAGILVSPWVFAHPDGLAEPRTLILVGWLALATTALGYLLFTRGVVRISGATTGTLSLAEPLVATVLGIALLGERLSRSGMAGAVLLLGGLVLVSAPARRSGRPAGDRDEAVAAGLPGDAGEHGESHASRTGREEGHASRAARTGAREET
- a CDS encoding purine-cytosine permease family protein, encoding MSTTAQPDRPGTGTAERAGGGPAAGAVEQHGYDFIPESERYMTPRQLGFFWAGINSYQFFFVLGAGAIALGLSLVQALVAVVVGNALFGLVAYSSIAGPRAGLPALTLSRAPFGVFGNRINALFTWAMSLGFKTVNGLLGVFAVLALFDRLGWHHSGAPGKVLATLLVLGVAIVIAVTGHRLLVKVQPYFAVAVAVVFALLLCYTIGGVNWNWQPPHPASGGHWLALIVSAAALIASGSLSYLVVSPDYARYLPSDTPVRKVFPRVLGGGAGMAVYLGIAGVLVATRTDLTDPVAGVQPLVPGWLYVLYIAACFLGSISNNASVFYSSGLAIQAIGIPLKRWLATALDATLALAAVLLILFVYDFETALNEFLSLVNVWAGPFAAVWIVDGILRRWHYDHHDIHTSDRSSRYWGVGGVNVQGLIALACGMATGLLTINSPLLHSWLSGRLGGADLSWFLPIVVSGAAYLLLAGRRVRGEREKDVQVSRP
- a CDS encoding amidohydrolase — protein: MATTPAAHSDRTLLVTGGTVHTLTPAGRAEALAVRGERIVHAGTAEECRAALDGRVDERLDLGGRQLMPGFVDAHCHPVMYGQNLAWADVRPETVADIDGLVAALRRHAEGLRPDAALRGFGYEHRRLAEGRHPTCQDLDRVATDREVYVMNASGHGGVVNTYTLRKYGITAGTPDPLGGRIGRTASGEPNGELWDGACDLLTGPDGVKITNHGPNFHLDDPADVMRGHLLRAQQTFLAAGVTTIGDAQASRRELSTYLRARDAGDLRMRTSVYLTSALLDTALDLGLGSELGDDQLRIQGVKLYADGTLGGWTAYFPEGYAADCCNHGQLYHDPAEYADLVLRAHRAGFQTATHAQSPYAIGMVLDAVEKALADTPRADARHRVEHCGLPTDAEIARMRELGVHGVLQPQHHLRTGDGTLTAIGEMGHRYNPAGLLQSAGTEFAFSSDAPVAPPRPFEAVAAAASRETVLGTRLGTPEMRLAVADGIRAHTLGGARALHRENEVGSLRAGAFADFVITAADPYATDDLAQLATAGVDETWIGARQVWSATA
- a CDS encoding DUF1152 domain-containing protein; this translates as MKRLLIAAGGGGDAIATAMVHAALHGPDEPALVLTYAWERLVVDPVPGPRRPSDFTGTVTAGPTLRLVTPRSAPRPPAGSLLPRLSADLRPALGLLDPYAGASGLARQIEEAAAYCEAGHVDVVDVGGDILADGTEPTLRSPLGDALVLAACARTGIPTSVHVAGPGLDSEVPEAALLPLLGDPLHTLTHADTLSVQAVFDWHPSEAGALLVAAARGIRGVCGTRDAPHPVTLGDASPHVYRLTLARALEINPLARALAESASLADAERASERVCGFSEIARERARAAQLAQEAGESSGGGTAPGEPRPLPRPLPRPLPERFAEWERRTADSGIAYVTTRRIAEELALSPAQLTALRRHLSTATPARHTPPLWRLAAVEA